In the Arachis hypogaea cultivar Tifrunner chromosome 20, arahy.Tifrunner.gnm2.J5K5, whole genome shotgun sequence genome, TAATAGGTATTCAACACTTCTCAATATCAATTCTCTTTTCCTTTGAAAGTTCTCCTTCCGCTAATTAATATAATTGGGCCAATAAATAATCAACaatattaagaaaattatataacCTACAATAATATACGTACATATAATATTTCAATATTATTTGGATGTTTTGAATAATTACTAAGATGATTTAAtaatatatcaaatattttttattgatgcgTGTTGCTGTTGCATTTTGCATACGCAACATATTTGTGTCATATGAAGTAACAtggtttccattttttttttttttttacatttttcgtTATTACAGCGATGCATCATGCATGCACcgaataatttgattaatttcacAGCAAAAGCGTTTCTGTCATTCCAATTTCCATGTATTAATTGACGACACATGGAAATGCCTCCTAAAACTACTCTTTTATTTCTTACCATTTTAGAACCATTCCCCGCTTCAATTTGCGGTGAGTAACGCTtcaaactatttatttatttactatacTTTTAGTATATAAcgtgaaattaataatttatggttgtagtttttatcattttttcttttttattgtgtaattttGGTTTAGAATTATTAAAAGGTAATACgtgaaataatttgttattattattattataaattttgattataaaattttgacaatacttaaataatataactaaaattaatattACACTTTTCAAATATTACACACATTTATACTATTATTATTCTAAACACGCTTGATCATACTTAAATATCATTACGTATTAATATGTCTAACctcatttttaatatgtatttttgaaataaattttaaaatattatatattattatttattaaaaataatattttatataattaaaatatcattataatttacctaaaatatattttatattttatatattatctcaatattttataagattttttccTTGTATCATAAATTAAATGTAATTATGCGACTTGTGATCTTACGCGCTTTGAAAATCCATTTGTTTGGGTCCAAACTCAAAAACTTTATTGCTTTTTAGTTTTTGCTTCAGAACATGTTTTCCATTTTTACAGCATAGTTGCATCTTTTCGACACTTTCCGAGACTCGttcattcatttcattttaaACTCTCTTCAAAGTTTGTTTCTTTCCACAAAATCTCAATCTGGGTTCTTCTCCTTTATCCATTATTTTCCCCTTtcaacttgaagaagaagaagaagcagcagcagcagcatgaGCAAGAAGAACCGGAAATTCAGGGATCTTCATGGAGTTCTTAGCCTTCTAGCTTTGTGCTTGTTGTTTCAGAGCTTTGGTATATGCCACTCTTTGAACGAAGAAGGTACCTTTTCTTAGTGTTTTCAAGTTTTTGTGTGGATCAAAGGGATTATTAGAAAAAGGAGCTGAAGAAAAAAAAGTGGGGTTTGTGTGTTTTTGCAGGTAGAGCTCTATTGAAGTTGAAGGAAAGGATTGTGAGTGACCCTTTTGGAGCTTTGTCAGATTGGGTTGATGATCAAGTATCTGTTGACCCTTGCAATTGGTTTGGTGTTGAGTGTTCCTCATATGGAAGAGTTGTGGTCTTGTAAGTTCTCAAATCAGTATTTACAATTTGCTTTGACATTTGATCTTCATATCAAAGTTTGATAGGTTGTGTCTGTTCTTTtggttttcgtttttttttttttttccaagctTATATATATACTTTGACTATTTGAGACTCTTCAGAATCATGTAAATATATGATAAAATCTCTGTAATTTAGATGTACCTTGACATTGAATTGAGTGATCGATTGGTCGGTGGTGGATGGTTGATGTAATAATTTTGGAATCATGTCCTTTTAAATCAAATGAGTAGTGTTCATATTGTCGAGGAGTGCTTAATCATGAGAACTTTTGCTTTTTCTATTTGGTTGGCCAGGAATTTGAAAGATCTTTGTCTTGGAGGAACTCTGACACCGGAGCTCGCGAACCTTGCTCATATAAAGTCCATGTAAGAAACTAATCATTACTTGGTTGCATTTTGCATTGCGGATTTACAGCTCCTTCTGAATGCTTTTATACTCTCTATTAACATTTTGATAAATGTGTTACAGTGTGTTGAGAAACAATTCTTTTTCCGGAATAGTTCCTGAATGTATTGTGCACTTGAAAGAATTGGAGGTTTTGGATTTGGGCTACAACAACTTCAGTGGACCTCTACCTGCAGATCTTGGGAGTAATATTTCGTTATCGATCCTGTAGGATTATACTCTTGAGACAATTCAATTTTACACTTTTCAAATGCCTTTCGCTGCTATTTACacagtttcttcattttgcagtTTGCTGGACAACAATGATCTTCTTGGTGGGTTCTCTCCTGAAATTAACAAATTGAGTATGCTTTCAGAATCTCAAGTAGACGAAAAACAACTGATTAATTCTGATAAAATGCCGGCTTGTACAGAAAGATACACCTCATGGTATGTTATCAAGCATTTGAAAATGGTATACTTGTTTTGTTTCCTATTCTCTTCTTTGATTCACAATCTTAACTTTTTACATCTTTTTAAAAGGCATGTTGGCCAAAACAGTTTACGGAGGCTACTGCAATCTCGTGGGCATGGCGATATTCATAATCGTGCAGCAGCTAATCCTCTTAGCCCTACTCCATCCCCTCAGCCAGATCCTTCTTTAGCTTCCCCTCGGCCGAGTCCTGCTTCTGCTCCTTCTCCCTCACAGTCAAGTCCTCCTTTTGCTTCTCCATCCCCATCGGAAAAACCACAACCACGGCTAAAGCCTGTTTCTCGCAATAGAAACAATTCTGTTGCTCCTCCTACTGCTTCACCACATGGAAATAATTCTGCTTCCCCTCCTACCGGTTCAACTTCAGGCTCTAAGATACAACCTGAAACCAAATCATCAAAGAGTCATCTAGCTGTTATCTTGGCCGGAGTTCTGGGTGGTGCTGCATTTCTTATTGTTTCGAGCATTGGGATATATCTCTGTAAAACGAACAAGGTAGCTACTGTAAAACCTTGGGCGACAGGATTAAGTGGACAGCTTCAAAAGGCATTTGTGACAGGTAATTCTACACATTTCTTGTAGTTCAGTTCACTGACATGCACACACTGCATTAAGAATTAGGAGCTTCGACTTGGAGCGGCATTATGTTTAATTTCATCATATGAAGGTTTCTGCATTCATTTTCAGGTGTGCCAAAGTTAAAGAGATCCGAGCTTGAGGCAGCATGTGAAGATTTCAGTAATGTAATCGGCACATCGCCCATTGGTACAATTTACAAAGGGACTTTATCTAGTGGTGTTGAAATAGCTGTAGCATCTATTACAAAGGAAGACTCCAAGAATTGGTCAAAGACTTCAGAAACGCAATTTCGGAAGAAGGTATGCAATcactaaaaagaaaaaggaaaatacaGTATTTGTTCTTTCAGGTTGTCAATTTAAGTAGTTGTATGAAAGCTAACTTTATAAGCAATAATGGTTTCAGATTGATACACTATCGAAAATGAACCAcaagaattttgtaaatcttattgGATTTTGTGAAGAAGAGGAACCGTTCACCAGAATGGTGGTCTTCGAATATGCCCCGAACGGAACACTATTTGAGCATTTACACAGTGAGTACCTATCATTTTGTTTATGCCATTTCGTCGAAAGTAAATTTATGATTTTGTAGACACCAATTCAAATATGTAATTCTCAACTCTGCTGGTATTATACAGCATTTACTTCAGTTTCTGGTCAAGATACATTCAGTTTTTATTGAAGTTTGTTCTATTACTCAAATTTACCCTTTAGCCATTCATATTAGGACTAATTTGCTATTAATATGAACTTTTCGGTAACACCATATATGATTATTGAATTACTACTATAATTTTCAACACTAAAATGTCTCGGTTTTTTTTGGATTGCATCTTATCACAGTTTAGAAGTTAATAGTGTGAAGGAATGtccaaaaaaacaaaagaaaaaaaaaatatgaatcttATCTAGCTGTGTTTATAGTGGCAAAATGTTCAAACCTCTTATTTTGCAAGGAGTGATGAGCGAAATTGCTGTTAGGAATGTGAACATGATGTTTTGctgtattttattttcaattttggaAGCATTAATTGTTGCTTTTGAGGAACTTCTTTTAGCATCCTTCAAGTAAAAAACTGACATATCGGATTTTGTTGCAAATTTCAGTAAAAGAAGCCGAGCATTTGGAGTGGGGAACAAGACTTCGAGTCGCAATGGGAATGGCTTACTGCTTGCAACATATGCACCAGTTGGACCCTCCAATGGCCCATAGCAACCTTGACTCTCAAGCTATCCACCTCACCGATGATTATGCAGCCAAAGTATCAGACTTCAGTTACCTGAATGAAATAGTTTCGGCCGACACAAAAGCCGGTGCTAGAAAACACACCACTGACACTACATTAACAAGTAATGTTCACAGTTTTGGAGTCATATTACTTGAAATAGTAACCGGCCGGCTTCCTTCCTCGGCAGATAGTGGCTCTATTGGAGACTGGATGTTGCCCTTCTTACAAGGCAACCGCCGGTCGCTCAGCGAAATCATTGATCCGACACTATTGTCTTTCCAAGAAGAACAGCTCCAGGGAATCACTGCTTTGATCAAGTCTTGCATGGATCGCGATCCACAGCGAAGACCAACAATGAAAGAGGTGAGTGAGAGATTGAGAGAGATAACGAAGATTACGCCGGAACAGGCCGTTCCGAAGCTTTCACCACTTTGGTGGGCAGAGCTTGAGATTTCTTCTTTGGATGCAAGCTGAGTGAAATCTTGAAATAATGCAAGATTGTAAGTATTGGATCTTTTTACCATTTTTTCCATCTTTGAAGGTACGAAAAAAGGTAATCACACGTTAGATTGATACAAATCTTGTGTATCTATTGTAGGAGTGGCCAATCACTTGTACATAAGGGAGATTAAGGGATGAAAAAAAATggtgatttttttgtttgtttatttgggTGCTTTGTTTAATTATTATGGTGTATGAAATTACACtaacaaaaatgaaaacaaaaaaaaaggttctatataTCAGTTAATTTTTCGATTGGTGAATTAAAGATATATAAATTTCTTTATTATGTTCTTCCAAATAGAAGTGACGTTTTTCTTAACACTCAAATTTTTATATTACgtctatacaaaaaattaattattaattaatcactgcatataaaaatacatatttgacatatcaaatttttttattatattacttaAACAATTTTcgattttaattattctattttaatatatttgattattttaataattaattatttaatttaaaattatattaatcaatatatgtataaatatattctTACCCATATTAgttgatttagaaattaatttttttgtgtagTCTACTCATCTACATATGAATTGTTAAACATGGTTTTCTATCTGAAGAATATTTTTTGTGGTGTGACGAAGTTGAAAGTTTGTTTTGTAGTATATTTGATTGAAAAAGTCAAAGTCAAAGTCTTCTAGAGGGCTAGTTACTAATATAAACCATGAAGTATGAAGATGCCAATTATGAAGTGCCAAGCAAATACAACCTGTCAATTATAGATAACAGCAGAAAATTTCCGCGGCATTATTGCGGCTCTTTTTCAATAATGCTCtctccaaatcaaaataattatcatCTTAGACAGAGcaatacataataaattaatgtATTCAactaatttattgtttttaattttaatgcattcttttattcaaattgtcATGTAatcatttcttttaaaaatttaagctaATAGGATGATGATTATATCTTTAATACATTTTTTAGATAAGAAGATTTCTTAAGTTTATGTAAAATTTTACATAAattgtttactttttttttgaaatttttttatgtatttatttattttttactataaaaaatattgtttagaCTCTTCACCACATAAATTACATGTAAATTACAATAGGTTAAAATAATGAAATTCAGATTATAATTTAGTAAGGCTTACttagaatgaaaaaaaataaagttaatctaaaagataattattctcttatttttatcactttacaaattttaaaagataaatcatATTCAATTGGATGTTAATTTAATTAAGACGGAAAAAAACATGATGGTGATTGCTTTTGCTATAAGGAAGTTGCTAATTTGAAGATGACGTATTTGACCCAAGCACGTCCAATTCTGCCCATCGTtatggaaaattttgaaaaatcataTCCTAAACATACAATAAAACATACAAAGATTAAAACGTTTTTGGTCTATTTTGAACAAAAATAATATGGATGCCGTCAATGTCACTCAAAACTTTTCCTTGAGTTTGTCTTTATGTCATATAACAATATATTTGTTTGTTGATGcagtcaaatatatatatatataactgacgacatatgtttatatattaaaaggaatttaattttgatacattaattaattaattaatagtttaaagtggttttatatatgtatttaataacataatattatattaataaaaaaataattttttatattgatgGCGTAAATAATCGTTCAAAAGAACCGATATGATTGGACACTTGTGTAAGACGTTTTTTACTATCaacacatcaaaattaaactttaataataataataataataatattcaagTGAGATTATTTTGGTATGTGAAATAAGGTGCACAttctaagttttaaaatttacatcaatgattaaaatttaaaaatatttaaatgatacataattctttaaaaatatcatgcacttttatattttacttttgatTATTTATGTAAAGTATAATGGTTAAGATTTATCGTTATTATTCTTATAATTAACCACTTTGCTTCTTTGATATGCTTCTAAACTTGATAAATGGTTACTGAAACTAACTTTTATAACTAATAATCACTTGCAAAGGGAGTTGACTCTTTCTACTGTGTCGAATATATTTCAAGCAGGTGAAGCAAAACTAAAGCTTTAAGTCAAGTCATTAGATATTAATATTTTTGGTCAAATATACATTCTCCTAAGGCAATATTACTCAATTATGCTAAAATCCTTTATATGAAAACCCCCAAAAAAGGTTAAAATCCTTTCTGTATTAGATTAGAAGCATATTCAAATTTAAACAGTATACCTTTCTTATAATAAAAGAGATGAATCTGGACTGAACAATAGTATAAGTCAAAAAACAATGATGATAGAAATGTAAGATAACAAAGACAAATTTTTGAGTCACTAGCCGCGCCTAATGGCTATGCTAAATTTTTGAATCTTACTTATTTTTTGTTTGCTATAAAGCTCTCTgtaaattcttaatatttaaGCTTTGATACTCAAATTCAAAATAGATAAAATGATAAGAATCGATGTTTTATGAACAGAGAGAGATCACTTCTATGTGAAAAATAATCAACAAAAAGTATCACTGAAAAAAAGAGCTTAGATTTAGAAACCCAACTAAATTTTTAtagattaaaaaaactaaaatataaaattacagaaaccaaaattaaaatcaataacaattaacaacccTATTGTTTAAACCTTTTCAATATTATGATTTATCCACATCAAGAAAATATGTACATGATGAACAAAGGTGGCCTTCACGtagatacataaattaaaatgacAAACATTTATCAGTACCAAAGTGGAGGGCACGTTGGTCTACATCATCAATGACCATCAAGGCATcaactatatatataaacatacacCAGTTTATGAAAATGCATCTTTATTTCTAGTCGCTTCTGTCGCTTAACTCTTTCTAGTTCTTTCACTTTCACACCCCGCCAAGTTATGGCAACCATACACTTCAATATTCTTTCTATCTTGCTTCTCATAGTTGCATTCTCTTATACAGAAGCTGATTATAATATTGTTCCAAAAACAACAGAGAAGAAAATAGAGGTGGTGGTGGAATCCATAGTGTACTGTCAAAGTTGTAAGCACCTTGGAACATGGTCATTGAATGGAGCAAAGCCAATTCCTTCAGCA is a window encoding:
- the LOC112782935 gene encoding inactive receptor-like serine/threonine-protein kinase At2g40270 isoform X1, encoding MSKKNRKFRDLHGVLSLLALCLLFQSFGICHSLNEEGRALLKLKERIVSDPFGALSDWVDDQVSVDPCNWFGVECSSYGRVVVLNLKDLCLGGTLTPELANLAHIKSIVLRNNSFSGIVPECIVHLKELEVLDLGYNNFSGPLPADLGSNISLSILLLDNNDLLGGFSPEINKLSMLSESQVDEKQLINSDKMPACTERYTSWHVGQNSLRRLLQSRGHGDIHNRAAANPLSPTPSPQPDPSLASPRPSPASAPSPSQSSPPFASPSPSEKPQPRLKPVSRNRNNSVAPPTASPHGNNSASPPTGSTSGSKIQPETKSSKSHLAVILAGVLGGAAFLIVSSIGIYLCKTNKVATVKPWATGLSGQLQKAFVTGVPKLKRSELEAACEDFSNVIGTSPIGTIYKGTLSSGVEIAVASITKEDSKNWSKTSETQFRKKIDTLSKMNHKNFVNLIGFCEEEEPFTRMVVFEYAPNGTLFEHLHIKEAEHLEWGTRLRVAMGMAYCLQHMHQLDPPMAHSNLDSQAIHLTDDYAAKVSDFSYLNEIVSADTKAGARKHTTDTTLTSNVHSFGVILLEIVTGRLPSSADSGSIGDWMLPFLQGNRRSLSEIIDPTLLSFQEEQLQGITALIKSCMDRDPQRRPTMKEVSERLREITKITPEQAVPKLSPLWWAELEISSLDAS
- the LOC112782935 gene encoding inactive receptor-like serine/threonine-protein kinase At2g40270 isoform X2, which translates into the protein MYCALERIGGFGFGLQQLQWTSTCRSWDLLDNNDLLGGFSPEINKLSMLSESQVDEKQLINSDKMPACTERYTSWHVGQNSLRRLLQSRGHGDIHNRAAANPLSPTPSPQPDPSLASPRPSPASAPSPSQSSPPFASPSPSEKPQPRLKPVSRNRNNSVAPPTASPHGNNSASPPTGSTSGSKIQPETKSSKSHLAVILAGVLGGAAFLIVSSIGIYLCKTNKVATVKPWATGLSGQLQKAFVTGVPKLKRSELEAACEDFSNVIGTSPIGTIYKGTLSSGVEIAVASITKEDSKNWSKTSETQFRKKIDTLSKMNHKNFVNLIGFCEEEEPFTRMVVFEYAPNGTLFEHLHIKEAEHLEWGTRLRVAMGMAYCLQHMHQLDPPMAHSNLDSQAIHLTDDYAAKVSDFSYLNEIVSADTKAGARKHTTDTTLTSNVHSFGVILLEIVTGRLPSSADSGSIGDWMLPFLQGNRRSLSEIIDPTLLSFQEEQLQGITALIKSCMDRDPQRRPTMKEVSERLREITKITPEQAVPKLSPLWWAELEISSLDAS